In the genome of Methanobacterium bryantii, the window CTGGAGGGGGTGTAAGCCAGGGATTTGAGGAGTTTGAGTACTTTGATTTTTCCTCTGTAGAACTAAATGAACGTGGAAAAAATCAGAGGAAGCTTCCAATGCCTAAAATCGGTGAAGCTATACTTGATACAGACAACCCTCCTATAAAACTTATATTTTTAGCCTCTGGAAACCCAGTTAATTTAAATCCAGATTCATTAAAGGTTAAAGAAGGTTTTGATAGTGCAAATTTTGTTATAATGATGGATCACTTTCTAAATGATACCTCAGAAAGTGCAGATCTATTTCTGCCTACTACTACTTATTTGGAGGAAGAGGATCTAATTGGAAGTTATGGCCACAACTGGGTATCTCCAATAAATCCAGTAGTGCCTCCACAAGGAGAGGCAAAATCTGAATTTGAGATATTCCAACTTCTCGCGCGGAGATTAGGGATTTTTGATGAAATGTCAGGAAGTGCTAAGGACTGGCTCAAAAAACTGGCAGCACCGATATTAGGTCAAGGTATAACCTTTGAAGACCTTCAAAATGCCCCTCAAAGGATGATCAAAAAAACTGAAATACCGTTTGCTGACATGAAATTTAAAACAGAATCTGGACGCTTTGAATTTATAGAAGAACTTTCTGTCAAGGATATAAGTATAGAAGAGTTCCCATTAAAACTTCTTTCAACAATGGCAGAAGAATTCATAGGGTCTGTAGTTCCTGAAAGTGAGCTGGTAGATGGATTTTTAGAAGTCCATGTTCATCCAGATATCTTGAAGGAAAATAATTTAGCTGATGGGGATAAAGCACTGATTGAATCTCCTATTGGAAGCCTTGTTGTTAAAGTGAAAGAAGATGATGAAGTTAGAAAGGACTATATCCTTACATATAAAGGCGGATGGTTAAAATATAATAAATGCGTGAATGTTTTAACTCAGCCTATAATGAGTGAGATTGGGGATGGAACTCCTTACTATGATACGAGGGTACGGATTAAAGGAATAGATAATAGCTAGGAACTGTGATCATCTGTTTCCAATATGGTTGAATCCTTAAAACATTTTACAACATATTTTTTTACTTTATTTCTATAATTTTTAGATATTCAGTATCATTATTATTTAGATGTTCTTAATTTTTGATTAAATGTAACTTTATATATCTGTAAGTACTTACAAAACTTTAATTAAATGGACTTAATTAAAGAGGACTAAATATGGATAAAATTTTTGAAAAACGAATGGGCTGGCGCCCGGATATCCCTGATTTAAGGGATTATACCTTTGAACATGACAATATAAAACCTATGCTGGAAAAGATAGGTATTGTTGAATCTGTAAAAAAGCTTCCGGCTACTGCAGATTTAAGAGCATGGTGTTCTCAGGTAGAAGACCAGAAAAATTTAGGGTCGTGTACTGCCAATGCAGGCGTTGGACTTGTTGAATATTTTGAGCGTAAAGCATTTGGTAAACATATGGATGCATCTAGACTTTTCCTTTACAAAACCACCCGAAGATTGATGGGCTTGAAGGGGGACAGTGGGGCTGACCTTAGATCAACTATGGGTGCGCTGGTGCTTTTTGGAGTTCCTCCAGAAAGGTATTGGCCTTATACAGACAAAAACCCTGATTTTGACAAGGAACCAGACACATTCTGTTATGCATGTGCTGAAAATTACCAGTCTATTCAATATGTAAAACTGGATCCTCCATCTACCCTTACAAATGATCTTTTAGATAGAATCAAGACAAATCTGGCTGCAGGATTACCTTCTATGTTTGGATTTACAGTATACAGCTCAATAGAACAGACAATAGATAACGCTGGAAAAATACCATTCCCTTGCGGTGGAGAACAAATTGAAGGTGGACATGCTATCGTGGCAGTGGGATACGATGATAAAATGAAAATTAAAAATAGCAACTGCACCAATTCCACTACTGGAGCTCTTCTTATACGGAATTCATGGGGCACCAGTTGGGGTGAAAAAGGTTACGGCTGGCTGCCATATGAATATGTGCTAAAAGGAATTGCCATTGACTGGTGGACTCTTCTTAAAAATGAATGGGTTGATACTGGAGAGTTTGGACTTTAAAATAGTAATTTATACATTTTTTATTTAATTTTTTAAAATAAAAAATAATTAGAAAATAGTTCACCTTTCTCTTTTACCTTCAATGAATTCATTCACCATGTTGTATGCTTGTTCGTCTATGAACTGTTCTGGCGGATGTTTCATGGTGTAAGCTGAGATTGATGTTAATTGACCTCCAATACCTCTTTGAAGAGCTAATTTACAGCAGCGGATTGCATCTATGACACATCCTGCAGAGTTTGGTGAGTCTTCAACACTGAGCCTTAATTCTATGTTCATAGGTACATCCCCAAATGTTTTACCTTCCATTCTGAGGAAGCAAAGCTTATTATCCTTTTGGAATGGTACATAATCACTTGGACCAATATGAATATCAGAATCTGGAAGTCTTTCTGCAAGTACAGACTGCACAGCTTCTGTCTTTGATTCCTTTTTTGAATCAAGACGATCCCTGTTTAACATGTTCAGGAAATCGGTATTTCCGCCAGTGTTTAACTGGTATGTACGTTCTACTTTTACTCCTCTTTCGCGGAATAGATTAGCTAATGTCCTGTGTGTAATTGTAGCACCTATTTGGGCTTTAATATCGTCCCCTATTGCAGGAATTCCCTTTTCTTCGAATTTTTTAGACCATTCGGGGTCACTTACAATAAAAACAGGCATACAGTTTATAAATGCAACTCCTGCATCAAGGGCACACTGTGCATAAAACCTTACGGCTTCTTCAGAGCCTACTGGGAGATAATTTACGAGCATTTCAGCTCCGCTTTCTTTTAAAACTTCTACAATATCAGATTGTTCTTCACCTGATACCACAAAGGTATAATCATCGTCATAATTGCTCATGTGTGGGGCAACACCGTCTAAAACTTTACCCATCGATACTTTAACTCCCATTTCAGGAATTTCTGGGCAGAAAACATGGGTACAGTTTGGTTTTGCAAAAATAGCTTCGCTTACATCTTTACCTACTTTTCTTTGATCTATATCAAAAGCAGCTACTACTTCTATATCTGATGCAGTGTAATTCCCAATTACGGGATGCATTAAACCAATGGCATCTTCTGGATCCTTGTTTTTATAATAATGAATTCCCTGTATTAAAGAACTTGCACAATTACCAAGTCCCATTATCGCTATTTTTATCTTCTCCAACTATAACACCCTCTAAAATATATTGAACTGATGATATGTTTATTAATATCATTTAAAATTAATATCAAACTTTATTTTATTATGTTATCCTTATTTTAATTCTAATAAGTAGATTATCTTTAAAAAAAGATTAGCTTAATTATACTATTAAATGTTTCGATCGGCGGGTTACTGGTTATTAGAATTGATAACTATTTAAATTCAACTAAAAAGTCTAAATATTTAAAAAAATATTAATTTAATATTTTTTAACATTTAATATTACTTTTGTAGTTAAAATAATTTAATTTGAAAAATTTTGGGTTGTTATGAAACAGGATATATAATTTAACTAGATCCTTATTTAATGACTCCAAAACTCATAAGTCCTAGATAACCTGCTGATGTAAGTCCTGTGCTCCATATGACAATGCCGATACTCATCCAGATTAATAATGGTTTCTTACGGGATCCTAAAGCGACTCCGAGTGCTGATCCAACTGGAGCACCGAAAAGTAATGGAGATATAAGTCCCAATCCAACTACGCCGTATTTATTCCATATTTTATAATATCTGCTGCCTTTTAAATCTTTATTTTCACCATAACGCCATTTTATAACCTTTTCTCTGATGTTATCTCCAACAGCTGTAACTAGAAATGCAGCTACAATTGCCCCTAATGCGGATGCAACTCCAATTATAACTGGATTAAGGTTGATGGCTAGTCCAAGAGGTATGGCTGCCCATAATTCCAAAATGCCTGCTCCAAAAACAAGTAATGTGCCTGCTACTACGTCCATTTTTGTAACCTTTTAAATTATAATTTGAAGATATTACTCTAATTAATTTTGTATATACGTTTATAACTATAAATATTTTAAAATCTTTATGTGACGAGATTTTATGGGTGATTGATCAGTAAATTAATAAGTATGCTGATTAGACTCATTTTAATGAATTAAAGAGGAAGTGCTGAATTGGATAATAAACACAAAAACATTATATCAGCTGGAATCTTTCTAATTGTGTTTATAATAACATTTTTAGTAAGTGAAGATATCTTAAAATCATTAATTTCAGGCATTTTGGTTGCAATTATAATGGAAATAATCATTAGTAAACATAAAGACACGAAAGAAAATCCTCAATTGCAAGCAAATATTAAAACTAAAAAATATGAACATGGTGAAAACAGTAAAAAGATAATTAACTGGAAAGCTGTATTTGCAGGTTTGCTTGTTTCTGGAATTTTAGTTGCGGCCCTTTTAACTACCCCACCATCGGACGGTACCACTGAACTGTCTGAAGAAGCCTCTATATTACTTACTCTTTCAGTAATGGGGTCTGTTTTCATGGGAGGTGCAATAACAGGTTATATGTCTGGTTCTGGTAAACGTGGCCTGGTTAATAGTGTAATTTTTGCTGTTATATTGGGATTATCCATGGCCCTTTTGAGTCCTTTAATGCTTATATTTACTATCCCGGGACCAATAGGGGGAATTATTGGTGGTGCAGTTGGAAAAATTCTGAAAAATAATTAGTTCATGATGAATTAATTTAATGTAAATTGGCTAAAAATTAATTCATCATTTAACGCTGCTCAAGTTCTGTACCTCTCGTGCAGTAAAAATTGTATTTGACTCCAATTCCATATTCCTGCGCAAATGGGCATGTTGGACACATGCACCCTCTTTCTTTAGTTATACAGCTTTCGCTCTTTCCAGTTACGCAGAATAGTAATTCATCAACTTCTTTTGCACATTCATTGTAAGTTGGACAGATTGGGCATATACAATCTGATTTCATCTGGTTCAGTGTGATAGTTTTATTTTCCTCTGACATTTGATCTATTTCATTCATTTTTTCTTTGAACTTGTCCATTTCCTTCAACCTCTTTTGTTAAATCACTGCTATTGCCCAGTAAACAAATATCAACCATAGTATGGCCAGTACTGCAGTGCGGATTAAAGGTAATTTGCCAAATTTCATTTTAGCTATTTTAGAACCGATGTACCAGCTTAGAATAATTAAGATTACCAGGAGAATACTGTTAATGATGCCTACTATATTCAGCGGGTCCTGAAGCATGACATAAATCCATACAACAGCAGTTATAATTATTCCTAACCATAAAACAGGCCTAATTGCACTGTTTACTTTTATTGTTAGCTGTGTAATTTCTTCTGATTCCCTGGACATTATTAGCATTGCAAACAGGACCATTATAGATCCGAGAGCCAATATGATGCCTAAAAACTCGAAGAACAATGTAGTAACGGGTTTACCGAATATCTGCTCTTTAAGAAGTGGTATTGTTATAACTGCTTTTAGAGATTCATCTGCTGGAAAAGATTCTATATCTCCTACTGCCATTGAATATTTGCCGGTATTGCCTGCATTGAATACTTTGATGTAATATGTTCCTGCACTGACATTTTGGGTGAATTCAGGACCTTGTAGGTAGTAATCACCTCCAAATTCTTCAAACATGGGCATCC includes:
- a CDS encoding molybdopterin-dependent oxidoreductase → MKTVVTACTRDCTGACSILASAEDSKVTKLRGNKEHDVTAGFLCKNTSHYLKTYFYSSNRVLHPLLKENNVWKKISWNEALDIAASKTSEVIKEYGSSAILYYQGFGARTALQAMNRRFFNLLGGVTTTYGTVCGGIGHSAMELDFGTKISHDPLDHINSNLIIVWGRNPAATDVHLWRILRKAKRNGIKIVVIDPVKTKTAKQADEFIQPAPGSDLYLAMSLAKIVLETDNVDYGFIENYTKNFDSYKKILGKYSFGYLSDKCDVDLDKIRELALEYAQGKPSSIITGWGLHRYVQGHLAFRMIDALAAVTGNIGVSGGGVSQGFEEFEYFDFSSVELNERGKNQRKLPMPKIGEAILDTDNPPIKLIFLASGNPVNLNPDSLKVKEGFDSANFVIMMDHFLNDTSESADLFLPTTTYLEEEDLIGSYGHNWVSPINPVVPPQGEAKSEFEIFQLLARRLGIFDEMSGSAKDWLKKLAAPILGQGITFEDLQNAPQRMIKKTEIPFADMKFKTESGRFEFIEELSVKDISIEEFPLKLLSTMAEEFIGSVVPESELVDGFLEVHVHPDILKENNLADGDKALIESPIGSLVVKVKEDDEVRKDYILTYKGGWLKYNKCVNVLTQPIMSEIGDGTPYYDTRVRIKGIDNS
- a CDS encoding C1 family peptidase — its product is MDKIFEKRMGWRPDIPDLRDYTFEHDNIKPMLEKIGIVESVKKLPATADLRAWCSQVEDQKNLGSCTANAGVGLVEYFERKAFGKHMDASRLFLYKTTRRLMGLKGDSGADLRSTMGALVLFGVPPERYWPYTDKNPDFDKEPDTFCYACAENYQSIQYVKLDPPSTLTNDLLDRIKTNLAAGLPSMFGFTVYSSIEQTIDNAGKIPFPCGGEQIEGGHAIVAVGYDDKMKIKNSNCTNSTTGALLIRNSWGTSWGEKGYGWLPYEYVLKGIAIDWWTLLKNEWVDTGEFGL
- a CDS encoding inositol-3-phosphate synthase — encoded protein: MEKIKIAIMGLGNCASSLIQGIHYYKNKDPEDAIGLMHPVIGNYTASDIEVVAAFDIDQRKVGKDVSEAIFAKPNCTHVFCPEIPEMGVKVSMGKVLDGVAPHMSNYDDDYTFVVSGEEQSDIVEVLKESGAEMLVNYLPVGSEEAVRFYAQCALDAGVAFINCMPVFIVSDPEWSKKFEEKGIPAIGDDIKAQIGATITHRTLANLFRERGVKVERTYQLNTGGNTDFLNMLNRDRLDSKKESKTEAVQSVLAERLPDSDIHIGPSDYVPFQKDNKLCFLRMEGKTFGDVPMNIELRLSVEDSPNSAGCVIDAIRCCKLALQRGIGGQLTSISAYTMKHPPEQFIDEQAYNMVNEFIEGKRER
- a CDS encoding small multi-drug export protein, whose translation is MDVVAGTLLVFGAGILELWAAIPLGLAINLNPVIIGVASALGAIVAAFLVTAVGDNIREKVIKWRYGENKDLKGSRYYKIWNKYGVVGLGLISPLLFGAPVGSALGVALGSRKKPLLIWMSIGIVIWSTGLTSAGYLGLMSFGVIK
- a CDS encoding DUF2769 domain-containing protein translates to MDKFKEKMNEIDQMSEENKTITLNQMKSDCICPICPTYNECAKEVDELLFCVTGKSESCITKERGCMCPTCPFAQEYGIGVKYNFYCTRGTELEQR